The region AGCGCGGGTGCCGGACCTGGAGGGGCGGGCTGCTCCGTCCCGCAAGCGGTCGAGCCAGCGAGCAGCAGCGGGGCTGCTGCGAACGTCCTGAATGCAGTGTCTGCCATCGGTTGTCGTGAGCGGCTGCGCACGGTATGCGTTGCGCAGCCCCCGTGCGCGTTCGCTGCTTGGTTAGCGGCCACCCCGGCGAGGGGGTGGCCTTGGAGCGAGGTTGGCCCCTTACAACGGCTGCAGCGCCGGCCGCTCACGCGGGAATGCGTTGCACCAGTGGTTCAGATCCGTGGGCACGGGACCCCAGGCGGCAACGTAAGTCGGGCTGCCGCAAACCACCGTACGGCCCGCGGCGGTGGCGCTCGCCACCACCTGAAGCAGGTACTCGCGATCCGTGCGCGGCAGCTGATAGCAGTCCGCGGGTCTGCCCTGCGTGGTAATGCAAGTGGCCTGGCCGGCGCCATCGACGGATACCAGCGTGTTGCGGTAGAGATACCACTGCTGTTGCGGCTGCGGCGCTACCGCATTGACGACGGCCTCGGCGTTGACGATGCCCGAGCCGATGCGATTGTTCGGGGCGACCGCGAAGGGCGTTGCATTGCCCGTAATCAGGGCTTCGATCTGCGCGGGAGTCCGGGCGTTATTGCCCGCCACCGACTGGGCCAGGGCCACCACGCCGGCAACGTGCGGCGCCGCCATCGAGGTCCCGTTATAGGAGGCATAGCTTGCCGCTCCGGGCAGGGTTACGCCGTTGTTGAGCGTCGAATAGATGTCGACCCCCGGGGCGGCAATATCCACGCCCGCGCCGAAATTGGAGAACCCGGCGGCGGTTCCAGCCTCGCCCGTGGCACCGACGGTGATGACGTTCGCACAGCTTGCGGGTTGAATGCCGGCGACATCCACCGAGTCGTTGCCGGCCGCTACGACAACCGTAGTGCCGCGTCCGACCGCGCTGTTGATCGCGTCCTGGTAGGCGCGAGAGCAGGCGCCGAAGCCGCGCAAGCTCATGTTGATCACGTCGGCCGGATTCTGGTTGGCCGGCACGCCTGGAACATCGCCGCCCGAGGCCCAGATGATG is a window of Lysobacter antibioticus DNA encoding:
- a CDS encoding S8 family peptidase, whose protein sequence is MLGLSKFSHTRLSSLIAVALLSAPCSALAGQVVTSGLESGERYDSFIVKYRTGSPQRSDVGKLKSSLAQAGKNAIGAASPALSHSRRLAIGADVLKASNKLDRVQAETLMRQLASNPDVEYVQVNARAYPTLIPNDTDFGRQWGFSGANGIRAQRAWDRATGQGAVVAVLDTGITNHPDLNGNVLPGYDFVSDAAAARDGNGRDADPADQGNWNDDANFCRISNSDWHGTHVAGTVAATTNNAAGVAGTAFNARVVPIRVLARCGGTTADIADAIIWASGGDVPGVPANQNPADVINMSLRGFGACSRAYQDAINSAVGRGTTVVVAAGNDSVDVAGIQPASCANVITVGATGEAGTAAGFSNFGAGVDIAAPGVDIYSTLNNGVTLPGAASYASYNGTSMAAPHVAGVVALAQSVAGNNARTPAQIEALITGNATPFAVAPNNRIGSGIVNAEAVVNAVAPQPQQQWYLYRNTLVSVDGAGQATCITTQGRPADCYQLPRTDREYLLQVVASATAAGRTVVCGSPTYVAAWGPVPTDLNHWCNAFPRERPALQPL